In a genomic window of Branchiostoma floridae strain S238N-H82 chromosome 19, Bfl_VNyyK, whole genome shotgun sequence:
- the LOC118406761 gene encoding 39S ribosomal protein L38, mitochondrial-like — MLAKTLFLSVALLLWAFCSEAGAAVIGRVEPSLDRVKRQNGEAKDDAAMKQFIWTPGVAATVKDGMETSLQAETPSECAARCMEKGRADCLSFEYVKVRKMCLLKKGNSYTVGLRLRLEASSDFYELREELKPQLVKPKGEESSVARAKSEPNRVDPSKPEKKAESGERRGGGKNRGKGGKGRNRGKDRNRQDEESFLRKQGDKEEELDDTDVTTPATELTTPGKEIQKPEIVTTTTPTPTANNEPSKEDKKKKGGKKREKGKKRKEGRRKGGKGKKRNGKEDNNRVASKFKEAGIIPDVLDNPPKEKAEVKFDDVRVSFGKTLTPTDTKNEPKVTWPVKDGQLYTLVMIDPDSPSRADPRYSQWKHWLVGNIPGNDVTRGDVISEYISPIPPVGTGLHRYVILVYKQTKMLDFDEPRQTSIAARGRGLWKVQAFAEKYELGNPVAGNYFEAEWDKWVPKVYDQLATNRKK, encoded by the exons ATGTTGGCCAAGactttgtttctgtctgttgcGCTACTGTTGTGGGCTTTCTGTTCAG AAGCTGGAGCTGCCGTTATTGGCCGAGTTGAACCGAGTCTGGACAGGGTGAAAAGGCAAAATGGCGAAGCAAAGGATGATG CTGCGATGAAGCAATTCATCTGGACGCCAGGGGTCGCTGCTACCGTGAAGGACGGTATGGAAACGTCCCTACAGGCGGAGACTCCGTCAGAGTGCGCCGCCCGCTGCATGGAGAAGGGCCGGGCCGACTGCTTGTCGTTCGAGTACGTCAAAGTCCGTAAGATGTGCCTCCTGAAGAAGGGGAACTCTTACACAGTAGGGCTTCGACTTCGGCTGGAGGCAAGCTCAGACTTTTACGAGTTACGCGAAG AACTAAAGCCACAACTCGTGAAGCCGAAGGGAGAGGAATCTTCGGTCGCTCGTGCAAAGTCCGAGCCGAACCGAGTGGACCCGAGCAAACCCGAAAAGAAAGCCGAGAGTGGCGAACGAAGGGGTGGTGGCAAGAACAGAGGGAAGGGCGGAAAGGGAAGAAACCGAGGGAAAGACAGAAATCGTCAGGATGAAGAGAGTTTTCTGAGGAAACAAGgagataaagaagaagaattagACGACACAGACGTGACCACACCTGCAACGGAGTTGACAACGCCAGGTAAAGAGATACAAAAACCTGAGATAGTCACAACAACCACCCCAACCCCTACAGCAAACAACGAACCCTctaaagaagacaagaaaaagaaaggagGCAAGAAGCGAGagaaagggaagaaaagaaaagaaggaagaaggAAAGGTGGGAAGGGTAAGAAGAGAAATGGGAAAGAAGACAACAACAGGGTTGCCTCAAAGTTCAAAGAAGCCGGCATCATACCGGATGTACTGGACAACCCTCCGAAGGAGAAAGCGGAAGTGAAGTTTGATGACGTCAGGGTCAGTTTTGGTAAAACTTTGACCCCCACGGACACAAAGAACGAACCAAAGGTCACGTGGCCGGTCAAAGATGGTCAGTTGTACACGTTGGTCATGATAGACCCGGACTCGCCTAGCAGGGCGGACCCACGCTACAGCCAGTGGAAGCACTGGCTTGTGGGTAACATTcccggaaatgacgtcaccaGAGGTGACGTCATTTCCGAATACATCAGCCCCATCCCCCCGGTAGGCACGGGGTTACATCGTTACGTCATTCTTGTGTACAAACAGACGAAAATGCTGGATTTTGACGAACCGAGGCAGACGAGTATAGCGGCTAGGGGCAGGGGGTTGTGGAAAGTTCAGGCGTTTGCAGAAAAATACGAGCTTGGAAATCCCGTGGCGGGAAACTATTTCGAGGCAGAATGGGATAAGTGGGTCCCGAAAGTGTATGACCAACTAGCGACCAATAGGAAGAAGTAG